A genomic window from Tolypothrix sp. PCC 7910 includes:
- a CDS encoding ATP-binding sensor histidine kinase translates to MLSITDSLSQPPFHLPGYTLIEQIYQGSRTEVYRAIQTAQQRPVVIKVLRREYPSFSELVQFRNQFTLLRGITDAHKEHQPVTGVIQPLSLEPLGNGYALVMEDFGGISLNHYAHQRPLEVIEVLAIAVQIAAILHELHQHRIVHKDIKPANILIHPDSKQVKLIDFSIASLLPRETQEIQNPKQLEGTLTYLAPEQTGRMNRGIDYRADFYALGVTLYQLLTGQLPFPSDDPMELIYCHLAKRPAQVHDLNPSVPPMLSEIVFKLMAKNAEDRYQSAIGLKHDLEHCLNEWKDTGNIADFRLGQRDLSDRFLIPEKLYGREAEIQQLLAAFDRVANGKSELMLVAGFSGIGKTAVVNEVHKPIVRQRGYFIKGKYDQFNRNIPLSAFVQALRDLMGQLLSESDAALKQWKNQILTAVGDNGQVLIDVIPELEQIIGKQPAAPELSGSAVQNRFNLLFQKFIEVFTTPQHPLVIFLDDLQWADSASLQLVKLLMNDNGYLLMLGAYRDNEVSPVHPFILTVEELKKAQKTVNTITLLPLTLQDMSHLVGDTLACSTELVQPLTELIERQTQGNPFFITQFLKAIHTEGHITFNQDRRYWECNIAQISTVVITDDVVQFMARQLQKLPPETQHVLKLAACVGNQFDLNTLAIVSEQSQTEAATALWRALQEGLIIPISETYKFFQSHEIQTDQQNIAVSYRFLHDRVQQAAYSLIPETLRQSTHFQIGKLLLANVSLEEQGSKIFALVNHLNKGFELHRSQEEHSELLQLNFIAGKRAKESTAYGVAVNYFTMAESLLPPDSWQQCYEKSLEVYFNLAEAKYLSGDFSSSMAIIETISSFARQPIERAEAFNLAIQMFTLQGKYLQALEYGQKALSCLNFDLSEIDLSKKLESYQREIQIKLANRQPEQLVNEPETTAPDKRLIIKILNNLIVPVYVLQKPELYFVVALSMVSVSLNFGVIGESGNGYSAYGMYLGYYHSDYQSGYEFGVLAESLAKRFRQADNLCKACYMLGNNLLSWVRPLRSSLPIFDQGLVAGLQSGEMVFSGNLLMYKLLNSFYAGDSVLEVQQNLPEYLEFSAKKLNYQLAVDVISGLKILLPDLTANRTENLPTEQQHLEVCKSNNSDYAICHYLLLKTQVLCFYGRYAEAVEAARGAEDLVGTITGKYQVAAINFYQSIAIAEYCRTHSLGLDNSYIQKVKSNQSQLSLWAASCPENFAHKYALVNAILSILSGDKAQAIELFDRAISLAKINGYLQEEALANELAAKFYLEWGKEKIAASYLQEAYYCYARWGANAKVNDLEQRYPQLLRPILQAQHSQQTILETLATISAPNYLHPATNSKSSASSSINTTLDFATLLQTCQILSSTIDLDELLSILTQTMLQNSGADKCALILCPHGQWQVRVIADLEQTTLQVASLENNNRVPVKLIQYVKNTMTTVVVDALKTDLPVVGEYLHYHQPQSVLCIPILRQGNLVGILYLENQTTRGVFTSDRILVLNFLCTEAAISLENARLYQQAQTYAQQLEQSQLQIVQSEKMASLGNLVAGIAHEINNPIGFLNGSIKNGKDYVQDLLNHLALYQQNYPNPVPSIQDNAEDIDLDYLIDDLPKLLESMAGATNRIKNISTSLRTFSRADTEHKVSANLHEGLDSTLLILKYRLKANEFRPAIQVAQNYGELPAVECFPGQLNQVFLNILANAIDMFDEVAQTNSVETLTAHPQQITISTEQVANQVLIRIRDNGKGMSQAVQAKIFDHLFTTKAVGKGTGLGLAIARQIVVEKHNGKLEVQSAIGQGSEFCISIPLSK, encoded by the coding sequence ATGCTCTCCATCACTGACTCGCTGTCTCAGCCGCCGTTCCACCTCCCTGGTTACACCCTCATCGAGCAAATATATCAGGGTTCTCGCACCGAAGTTTATCGAGCGATACAAACGGCTCAACAGCGTCCAGTGGTGATTAAAGTGTTGCGGCGAGAGTACCCCAGCTTCAGCGAATTGGTACAGTTTCGCAACCAGTTTACACTCCTGCGGGGCATCACCGATGCTCACAAAGAACACCAACCCGTAACGGGAGTTATTCAGCCCTTGAGTCTGGAACCTCTGGGGAATGGCTATGCTCTAGTGATGGAAGATTTTGGGGGGATTTCGCTCAATCACTATGCCCATCAGCGCCCCCTGGAAGTAATTGAAGTGCTGGCGATCGCGGTTCAAATCGCCGCAATTTTACATGAGCTGCACCAACATCGGATTGTCCACAAAGACATTAAACCCGCCAATATTCTGATTCATCCCGACTCAAAACAGGTCAAGCTGATTGACTTTAGCATCGCCTCTCTGTTGCCCAGGGAAACTCAGGAAATCCAGAACCCAAAACAGTTGGAAGGAACCCTGACTTATTTGGCTCCCGAACAAACAGGGCGGATGAATCGTGGGATTGATTATCGCGCCGACTTCTATGCGCTGGGCGTAACGTTGTATCAGTTGTTAACTGGGCAGTTGCCATTTCCATCAGATGACCCAATGGAGTTAATCTACTGTCATCTGGCGAAGCGCCCCGCCCAAGTACATGATCTGAATCCGTCAGTGCCGCCAATGCTCTCGGAGATTGTGTTCAAACTGATGGCGAAGAATGCGGAAGACCGCTATCAAAGTGCGATCGGACTCAAGCACGACCTCGAACACTGTTTGAATGAATGGAAAGACACAGGAAATATTGCTGACTTTAGATTAGGGCAGCGGGATTTAAGCGATCGCTTCTTGATTCCCGAAAAACTGTACGGTCGTGAAGCAGAAATTCAGCAGTTATTAGCAGCCTTTGATCGCGTCGCCAATGGCAAATCAGAACTCATGCTGGTGGCGGGATTTTCTGGTATTGGTAAAACAGCAGTTGTTAATGAAGTGCATAAGCCGATTGTCCGGCAACGGGGCTATTTTATCAAAGGCAAGTACGACCAATTCAATCGCAACATTCCCCTCTCAGCCTTTGTCCAGGCATTGCGAGATCTGATGGGACAATTGCTGTCTGAATCAGATGCCGCCTTAAAACAGTGGAAAAACCAAATTCTTACAGCCGTGGGTGATAACGGACAAGTCCTGATCGACGTGATTCCAGAATTGGAGCAGATCATTGGTAAACAGCCTGCAGCTCCCGAATTGTCAGGCAGCGCCGTCCAAAACCGATTTAACCTGCTATTCCAAAAGTTTATTGAGGTCTTTACCACTCCACAGCATCCCTTGGTAATCTTCCTAGATGATCTTCAGTGGGCAGATTCCGCCTCGCTGCAGTTGGTCAAACTGCTGATGAATGACAATGGTTATCTGCTGATGCTGGGTGCTTATCGGGATAATGAAGTCTCGCCCGTTCATCCCTTCATTTTGACTGTAGAAGAACTCAAAAAAGCTCAGAAAACGGTTAATACGATCACGCTATTACCGCTCACCTTGCAAGACATGAGTCATCTCGTTGGAGATACCTTAGCTTGTTCGACTGAACTGGTTCAACCGCTGACTGAGTTAATTGAGCGCCAAACCCAAGGCAATCCCTTTTTCATCACCCAATTCCTCAAAGCAATACATACAGAAGGTCACATTACCTTCAATCAGGATCGGCGCTATTGGGAATGTAACATCGCTCAAATCAGTACCGTGGTGATCACCGATGATGTAGTGCAATTCATGGCGCGGCAGTTGCAAAAATTGCCACCAGAAACCCAACATGTGCTGAAATTAGCAGCTTGTGTGGGAAATCAATTTGATTTGAATACCCTGGCGATCGTTTCTGAACAATCCCAAACCGAAGCCGCAACTGCATTGTGGAGAGCGTTGCAAGAAGGCTTGATTATTCCCATTTCTGAAACCTACAAGTTTTTCCAAAGCCACGAGATCCAAACAGATCAACAGAATATTGCTGTATCCTACAGATTTCTACACGATCGCGTCCAGCAAGCGGCTTATTCTCTCATTCCTGAGACGTTGAGACAATCAACTCACTTTCAAATTGGCAAACTTTTGCTGGCTAATGTTTCCCTAGAAGAACAAGGTAGCAAAATTTTTGCGCTCGTCAATCACTTAAATAAGGGCTTTGAACTTCATCGCAGCCAGGAAGAACATTCAGAACTTCTACAGCTAAACTTTATTGCCGGAAAAAGGGCTAAGGAGTCTACTGCCTATGGAGTTGCTGTCAACTACTTTACAATGGCTGAAAGTTTATTACCTCCAGATAGCTGGCAGCAATGCTATGAAAAGTCTTTAGAAGTTTATTTTAATTTGGCAGAAGCTAAATATTTGTCTGGAGATTTCTCATCTTCTATGGCAATTATTGAAACAATATCTAGCTTTGCCAGACAACCAATTGAAAGAGCTGAAGCCTTTAACCTGGCAATTCAAATGTTCACATTGCAAGGAAAGTACCTCCAAGCACTTGAGTATGGACAAAAGGCATTATCTTGCTTGAATTTTGATTTATCAGAAATCGATTTATCAAAAAAACTTGAATCTTACCAACGTGAGATTCAAATTAAATTGGCGAATCGTCAGCCAGAGCAGTTGGTAAATGAACCAGAAACAACTGCTCCAGATAAACGCTTGATTATCAAAATCCTGAATAATTTAATCGTACCCGTTTATGTTCTACAAAAGCCAGAGCTATACTTTGTCGTTGCATTATCGATGGTTTCAGTATCTCTCAACTTTGGCGTGATAGGTGAATCTGGAAACGGATATTCAGCCTATGGAATGTATCTGGGATATTATCACAGTGACTACCAATCTGGTTATGAATTTGGAGTACTTGCAGAAAGTTTAGCCAAACGATTCAGACAAGCAGATAATCTCTGCAAAGCTTGCTATATGCTAGGAAATAATCTCCTTTCCTGGGTGCGTCCCTTACGTTCCTCACTACCTATTTTTGATCAAGGATTAGTCGCTGGACTACAATCTGGGGAGATGGTTTTCTCCGGTAATCTTTTGATGTATAAGCTGCTCAATTCTTTTTATGCAGGAGACAGCGTATTAGAAGTTCAGCAAAATCTTCCTGAATATTTAGAATTTTCTGCCAAGAAACTCAACTATCAACTTGCCGTAGATGTCATCTCTGGATTAAAAATTTTGCTCCCTGATCTGACAGCTAATCGTACAGAAAATCTCCCAACTGAGCAGCAGCATCTTGAGGTATGCAAGAGCAACAATAGCGACTATGCAATTTGTCACTATTTGCTGCTAAAAACTCAGGTCTTATGTTTTTACGGGCGTTATGCAGAAGCAGTAGAAGCAGCTAGGGGGGCTGAAGACCTTGTTGGCACTATTACGGGAAAATATCAAGTCGCCGCTATCAATTTTTATCAATCTATTGCTATAGCTGAATATTGTCGGACACATTCTCTTGGTTTAGACAATAGTTATATCCAAAAAGTTAAATCAAATCAATCGCAACTGAGTTTATGGGCAGCGAGTTGCCCGGAAAACTTTGCTCATAAGTACGCTTTAGTGAATGCGATTTTAAGCATTTTATCGGGAGACAAAGCACAAGCAATTGAACTGTTTGATCGCGCTATTTCTCTTGCTAAAATCAACGGCTACCTCCAAGAAGAAGCCTTAGCCAACGAACTTGCAGCTAAATTTTACCTGGAGTGGGGCAAGGAAAAAATTGCAGCCAGCTACCTGCAAGAAGCTTACTACTGCTATGCCCGTTGGGGAGCTAACGCCAAAGTCAATGATCTAGAGCAACGCTATCCCCAACTGTTACGCCCGATTTTGCAAGCCCAACATAGCCAACAAACGATTTTAGAAACTTTGGCTACCATCTCGGCTCCTAACTATTTACACCCCGCTACCAACAGCAAGAGTTCTGCCAGCAGTAGTATCAACACCACACTCGATTTCGCCACCTTGCTGCAAACCTGTCAAATTCTTTCCAGCACAATTGATCTGGATGAATTGCTGAGCATCCTCACCCAAACCATGCTGCAAAACTCTGGCGCAGACAAATGTGCGCTGATACTTTGCCCGCATGGGCAATGGCAAGTTCGAGTGATCGCCGATCTTGAACAAACAACTCTGCAAGTTGCTTCCCTGGAAAACAACAACAGGGTTCCTGTCAAACTCATCCAGTATGTTAAAAATACGATGACCACCGTTGTTGTAGATGCGCTAAAGACTGATCTGCCGGTGGTGGGTGAGTATTTGCATTACCATCAACCCCAGAGTGTGCTGTGTATACCAATTCTGCGTCAGGGTAATTTAGTTGGCATTTTGTATCTGGAAAATCAGACAACTCGTGGCGTGTTTACCAGCGATCGCATCCTTGTACTCAACTTCCTCTGCACTGAAGCCGCCATTTCTCTCGAAAATGCCCGCCTTTATCAACAAGCCCAAACCTATGCCCAACAGCTAGAGCAATCCCAACTGCAAATTGTCCAAAGTGAAAAAATGGCATCCTTGGGCAATCTGGTTGCAGGCATTGCCCACGAAATCAATAATCCCATTGGTTTTCTCAATGGCAGTATCAAAAATGGCAAAGACTATGTGCAAGATTTGCTCAATCATCTCGCGCTCTATCAACAAAACTATCCCAATCCTGTCCCATCGATTCAAGACAATGCAGAAGATATTGATCTTGACTACCTGATTGATGACTTACCCAAGCTGCTGGAATCGATGGCAGGGGCGACTAATCGCATCAAAAATATCAGCACTAGCCTGCGGACTTTTTCTCGTGCTGATACAGAACATAAAGTCAGTGCCAATCTGCATGAAGGTCTGGATAGCACGTTATTGATCCTCAAGTATCGTCTCAAAGCCAATGAATTTCGTCCGGCAATTCAAGTTGCTCAAAACTATGGCGAATTGCCAGCTGTGGAATGTTTCCCCGGACAACTCAATCAGGTATTTCTGAATATCCTGGCTAACGCCATTGATATGTTTGATGAAGTTGCCCAAACCAATTCTGTTGAAACACTCACAGCCCATCCTCAGCAAATCACCATTTCTACAGAACAGGTTGCGAATCAGGTGTTAATTCGGATTCGAGACAATGGCAAGGGAATGAGTCAGGCAGTACAAGCCAAAATCTTTGATCATTTGTTTACCACCAAAGCAGTAGGCAAAGGAACCGGATTAGGATTGGCGATCGCCCGACAAATTGTTGTAGAGAAACATAACGGCAAGCTAGAGGTGCAATCTGCGATCGGACAAGGAAGCGAGTTTTGTATCTCAATACCGTTGTCAAAATAA
- a CDS encoding TrkA family potassium uptake protein, producing the protein MGQNTTIDANFFLVCGLGNLGQYCVSVLKEFGAKVNAIEIATNQRWEIPDLPDLVDDLIIGDCRQPKILEQARIKNCRAILIVTSNERVNIAAAFAARSLNPQIRLVIRSAQENLNELLSHNLGNFVAFEATQLPAKSFALAALSSETRSFFTLENHLLRVFRTQIDASHPWAKHSLLSEINTAHRRILAHAKAGNTLPQAFHKWEPNTQILPGDTVAYIEVNDPLATRSIQPASSRQQFLPTMMTAMKWQNIRNVLMQFWEDSSQIRRVVLVGGMFMVSLFLCGTLLYKLQYPQISFQDALNVSLVLSIGGYDNLFGQLQLPFKIPWWLHLFSISQTVAGTVFVGILYAVMTERVLAAKFQFSQRRLPIPKADHVVLIGLGRVGQRVAQLLQELKQPLVGVSANEIDPGILSTMPLIQGNIKNALSKVNLNTAKSVLVVTDDEVANLEIALMTHASNPTANLVIRTLDPRFSENVAKLLPYARVLGVYALAAEAFVAAAFGENVLNLFRLNNQTTLVTEYQIETNDTLNGKLLGEIAYGYGIVPILHVKANQQIPKFMPSDDIRLAVGDRLIVLATIAGLQRVERGSLAPPQLLVRVESAFSPEAAFEGAAVMARVSGCDMQTARTLMKQLPATLQFPLYKHQAHRLVSELGKSQVLAHIV; encoded by the coding sequence ATGGGACAGAATACCACGATAGATGCCAACTTCTTTTTAGTGTGTGGGCTAGGAAACTTAGGGCAATATTGCGTATCTGTGCTTAAAGAGTTTGGCGCAAAAGTAAATGCTATTGAAATTGCCACTAATCAACGCTGGGAAATTCCCGACTTACCGGATTTAGTAGATGATTTAATAATTGGTGATTGTCGCCAACCAAAGATATTAGAGCAAGCAAGAATTAAAAATTGTCGAGCCATTCTGATTGTAACTAGTAATGAGCGTGTGAATATAGCTGCTGCTTTTGCCGCGCGATCGCTTAATCCTCAAATTCGCTTAGTTATTCGTTCCGCGCAGGAAAATCTCAATGAGTTACTCAGTCACAATCTGGGTAATTTTGTCGCCTTTGAAGCTACGCAATTACCAGCTAAAAGCTTTGCTCTTGCAGCCTTAAGCAGCGAAACCAGAAGCTTTTTCACCTTAGAAAATCATTTGCTGAGAGTATTTAGAACACAGATAGATGCTTCCCATCCTTGGGCTAAACATTCCCTATTATCAGAAATTAATACAGCCCATCGCCGGATTTTAGCTCATGCTAAAGCTGGAAACACCCTACCTCAAGCATTTCACAAATGGGAACCAAATACTCAGATATTGCCAGGCGATACGGTTGCTTATATTGAAGTCAACGATCCCCTAGCAACTCGCTCAATACAACCTGCTAGCAGTCGCCAGCAATTTTTGCCTACTATGATGACTGCGATGAAGTGGCAAAATATCCGCAATGTGCTGATGCAGTTTTGGGAAGATAGTAGCCAAATCCGCCGTGTAGTTTTGGTTGGCGGGATGTTTATGGTAAGTCTGTTTTTATGTGGAACTTTACTCTATAAATTGCAATATCCCCAAATCAGTTTTCAAGATGCGCTGAATGTCTCTTTAGTTTTGAGTATTGGCGGCTATGACAATTTATTTGGACAGCTACAATTACCCTTTAAAATTCCTTGGTGGTTGCATTTATTTAGCATCAGTCAAACTGTAGCGGGTACAGTATTTGTCGGTATTCTCTACGCTGTGATGACAGAACGAGTATTAGCTGCTAAATTTCAATTTTCCCAGCGTCGTCTGCCAATCCCCAAAGCAGACCATGTAGTATTAATTGGGTTGGGTAGAGTCGGTCAACGTGTAGCTCAGTTATTGCAAGAACTCAAGCAACCGTTAGTAGGTGTGAGTGCTAATGAAATTGACCCTGGGATATTATCTACAATGCCATTAATTCAGGGCAATATCAAAAATGCTCTCAGTAAAGTTAATTTAAATACAGCTAAAAGCGTCCTTGTTGTTACTGATGATGAGGTAGCAAACTTAGAAATTGCATTAATGACCCATGCTAGCAATCCTACAGCTAATTTAGTAATTCGTACTTTAGACCCCCGTTTTAGCGAGAATGTCGCGAAATTACTACCTTATGCTAGAGTTTTAGGTGTTTATGCTCTAGCTGCGGAAGCATTTGTGGCGGCGGCGTTTGGCGAAAATGTCCTGAATTTGTTTCGCCTCAACAACCAAACTACATTAGTCACAGAATATCAAATCGAAACTAATGATACCCTCAATGGCAAATTGCTAGGGGAAATTGCTTATGGTTATGGCATAGTACCGATTCTCCACGTCAAAGCTAACCAGCAAATCCCTAAGTTCATGCCCTCAGATGATATTAGATTGGCGGTAGGCGATCGCCTAATTGTTTTAGCAACTATTGCAGGATTACAGCGAGTGGAACGAGGAAGTTTAGCACCTCCCCAATTGCTAGTCCGTGTAGAATCAGCTTTTTCCCCAGAAGCCGCCTTTGAAGGCGCAGCAGTCATGGCGCGAGTTTCCGGTTGCGATATGCAAACAGCCAGAACCCTGATGAAACAACTACCAGCAACGTTACAATTTCCCCTCTACAAACACCAAGCACACCGTTTAGTCAGCGAATTGGGTAAATCGCAAGTCTTGGCGCATATAGTTTAG